Proteins from one Embleya scabrispora genomic window:
- a CDS encoding GNAT family N-acetyltransferase produces MDVRTIDEDELIPWTAAVGVGFLRVPDDSKENREKRLAHWRERADLARTRGAFDGDRCVGTFRSFATGLTVPGGAIVPVSAITNVTVSPTHRRRGLLTEMMRLDLADAAARGEMLAILIAAEYRIYGRFGFGVATEYQKFTLDMLRTDFAPDAPVEEGGRIELVTPEEVAELGPPLHEEFRGLRAGAIGRTALWWGNYTGLNPSPANPAPPRFHAIYRDPSGKVAGLVSYRTDDRWDEFVPKVTLTVDSLMALTPAAEFALWRFCASVDYVEKIEAADRSPDELLPMLLTDARAITTQTRRDFVWTRILDAPAAFSARTYGARDRLVVEVSDDLGYAAGRFAIDGALDGGTCVPTGEPAELALDVATLGALYLGSGSPVRLAVAGRISELSPGAAERAEALLRTPREPWCPDWF; encoded by the coding sequence GTGGACGTCCGCACGATCGACGAAGACGAGCTCATCCCGTGGACCGCCGCCGTCGGCGTCGGCTTTCTCCGAGTCCCCGACGACTCCAAGGAGAACCGTGAGAAGCGGTTGGCCCACTGGCGCGAGCGGGCCGACCTGGCCAGGACGCGCGGGGCCTTCGACGGCGATCGATGTGTGGGCACCTTCCGCAGCTTCGCCACCGGGCTGACCGTGCCCGGCGGTGCGATCGTGCCGGTGTCGGCGATCACCAACGTGACCGTCTCGCCCACTCATCGTCGGCGCGGGCTGCTCACCGAGATGATGCGGCTCGACCTGGCCGACGCCGCCGCGCGCGGCGAGATGCTGGCCATCCTGATCGCCGCCGAATACCGCATATACGGCCGGTTCGGCTTCGGCGTGGCCACCGAATACCAAAAGTTCACGCTCGACATGCTGCGCACCGACTTCGCCCCCGACGCACCGGTCGAGGAGGGCGGGCGGATCGAGCTGGTCACCCCCGAGGAGGTGGCCGAGCTGGGCCCGCCGCTGCACGAGGAGTTCCGCGGGCTGCGCGCGGGCGCGATCGGCCGCACGGCGCTATGGTGGGGCAACTACACGGGCCTGAACCCGTCCCCGGCGAATCCGGCCCCGCCCCGCTTCCACGCGATCTACCGCGACCCGTCCGGGAAGGTCGCCGGTCTGGTCTCCTACCGCACCGACGACCGCTGGGACGAGTTCGTACCCAAGGTGACGCTGACCGTGGACTCGCTGATGGCGCTGACCCCGGCGGCCGAGTTCGCGCTGTGGCGGTTCTGCGCGAGCGTGGACTACGTGGAGAAGATCGAGGCCGCCGACCGCAGTCCCGACGAACTGTTGCCGATGCTGCTCACCGACGCCCGGGCGATCACCACGCAGACCCGCCGGGACTTCGTCTGGACCCGGATCCTGGACGCGCCCGCCGCGTTCTCCGCGCGCACCTACGGCGCCCGGGACCGGCTCGTGGTCGAGGTCTCCGACGATCTCGGGTACGCGGCCGGCCGGTTCGCGATCGACGGCGCACTCGACGGCGGCACGTGCGTGCCGACCGGGGAGCCGGCCGAACTGGCCCTGGACGTGGCCACGCTCGGCGCGTTGTACCTGGGTTCGGGGTCGCCGGTGCGGCTGGCCGTGGCCGGGCGGATATCCGAGTTGTCACCCGGTGCCGCCGAGCGGGCCGAGGCATTGTTGCGGACGCCGCGCGAACCGTGGTGCCCCGACTGGTTCTGA
- a CDS encoding M14 family metallopeptidase, with protein MRRHRSTGTTKRVRLATTGIAALSLALGLLTAAPASTAAPAAGPSYPEVTSAPPEAKLPPAGDNGPQSYTIKADSAQVKQIFALGVDRHETKATRTADGKAELEVILSDAQAAKLRAAGLAVEAKSQAQNRSAAPAAAGVFRKYSGPGGLGAELVQLAKDHPDIAKTVSIGKTVLGQDILAVKVTKNVRTSPDGSKPAVLYMSNQHAREWITPEMTRRLLHHYVDGYGTDAEATRLVADNELWFVISANPDGYDWTFQTGQRLWRKNLRDNNGDGVITAGDGVDLNRNFDYKWGYDNEGSSPDPLNETYRGPAPSSEPETRAIEGFARHIKAKFVVNYHSAAQLILYGVGSQVATPSPDDEIMVALAGDDAHPAVADYDPDLSAELYVTNGDTDGQMNEAYKTLSFTPEMSTCATAAGYLPDDPYTVENCGSIFSFPNDETLVGMEYAKNQAFALSVAKSAKDPDDPVSSVGRKAPDLIADRFEHSYAEDHDDQTVAVIAKRALTNRKLNYRVNGGPAKTAGVKEWKGGKRYGEQGSVYYAEYRGDIKNVRTGDRVEVWFTGDKAGTGKVESDRFTFTVESGIAEKTETLVLANEDYKGVNPTYPPNTVGPKYAQQYVDALAANGIKAAVYDVDRLGAPHHLGVLSHFKGVFWYLGDNRLTTDAARENTDVQGDIYQDAQVTPLVQDLTVNVRDFLNEGGKLAYLGETAGYYGPLRSAAGGGIYYGLNGHPDQPCKVTVDPTSDCLIVSDDFTQYWLGAFDRSATNGASGVVGSAAPFEGIDKPLPGTASNPLNEAGGFLPTSSILTPDKFPLFDSRSVATYSGNTSGPYTPAEGKWYINGLHTDNAYKRLTRTIDLTGVTAADAAKLTAQFSYDTERAWDHAIVEAHTVGAEDWTTLPDLNGNSTTKPPTSCEGGDLVATHPQLKHYLTVTTPKCLSTGTTGSWNAFTGNSGGWKPVAFDLSAYAGKKIEVSIAYVSDANTGGTGLFVDDTKVVTAAGVRDAEAFETGLGPWVLAGPPPGDQALVGFTRSQAAFGSSVIATDDTMLVGFGLEQLATAQDRKVFVDRILRELYK; from the coding sequence ATGAGGCGTCATCGTTCCACGGGCACCACCAAACGAGTTCGGCTGGCCACGACGGGGATCGCGGCGCTTTCGCTGGCACTGGGTCTGTTGACCGCAGCGCCGGCGAGCACCGCGGCACCCGCCGCCGGTCCCTCCTATCCCGAAGTGACCAGCGCACCACCGGAAGCGAAGCTTCCTCCGGCGGGCGACAACGGACCGCAGTCCTACACGATCAAGGCCGACTCCGCCCAGGTGAAGCAGATCTTCGCCCTGGGCGTGGACCGCCACGAGACGAAGGCCACCAGGACCGCCGACGGCAAGGCCGAGCTGGAGGTGATCCTGAGCGATGCCCAGGCCGCCAAGCTGCGTGCCGCCGGCCTCGCGGTGGAGGCGAAGTCCCAGGCGCAGAACCGCTCGGCGGCTCCGGCCGCGGCGGGCGTCTTCCGCAAGTACAGCGGTCCGGGCGGCCTGGGCGCCGAGCTGGTGCAACTCGCCAAGGACCACCCGGACATCGCCAAGACCGTCAGCATCGGCAAGACCGTGCTCGGACAGGACATCCTCGCGGTCAAGGTGACCAAGAACGTCCGCACCAGCCCCGACGGGTCCAAGCCCGCCGTGTTGTACATGTCCAACCAGCACGCGCGCGAGTGGATCACGCCGGAGATGACCCGCCGGCTGCTGCACCACTACGTGGACGGCTACGGCACCGACGCCGAGGCGACGCGGCTGGTCGCGGACAACGAGCTGTGGTTCGTGATCTCGGCCAACCCCGACGGCTACGACTGGACCTTCCAGACCGGCCAGCGGTTGTGGCGCAAGAACCTGCGCGACAACAACGGCGACGGCGTGATCACCGCCGGCGACGGTGTCGACCTCAACCGCAACTTCGACTACAAGTGGGGCTACGACAACGAGGGCTCCTCGCCCGACCCGTTGAACGAGACCTACCGCGGCCCCGCCCCGTCCTCCGAGCCGGAGACCCGGGCGATCGAGGGCTTCGCCCGGCACATCAAGGCGAAGTTCGTGGTCAACTACCACTCCGCCGCGCAACTGATCCTCTACGGCGTCGGCTCGCAGGTGGCGACCCCCAGCCCCGACGACGAGATCATGGTCGCGCTCGCGGGCGACGACGCGCACCCGGCGGTCGCGGACTACGACCCGGACCTGTCGGCCGAGCTGTACGTGACCAACGGCGACACCGACGGACAGATGAACGAGGCGTACAAGACGCTCTCGTTCACCCCGGAGATGTCCACGTGTGCCACGGCCGCCGGTTACCTGCCGGACGATCCGTACACGGTGGAGAACTGCGGCAGCATCTTCAGCTTCCCGAACGACGAGACGCTGGTCGGGATGGAGTACGCCAAGAACCAGGCGTTCGCCCTGTCGGTGGCCAAGTCGGCCAAGGACCCGGACGACCCGGTCTCCTCGGTCGGGCGCAAGGCTCCCGACCTGATCGCCGACCGGTTCGAGCACTCCTATGCCGAGGACCACGACGACCAGACCGTCGCGGTGATCGCCAAGCGCGCGCTGACCAACCGCAAGCTCAACTACCGCGTCAACGGCGGCCCGGCCAAGACCGCGGGCGTCAAGGAGTGGAAGGGCGGCAAGCGGTACGGCGAGCAGGGTTCGGTCTACTACGCCGAATACCGGGGCGACATCAAGAACGTGCGCACCGGTGACCGGGTCGAGGTGTGGTTCACCGGCGACAAGGCCGGCACCGGCAAGGTGGAGAGCGATCGCTTCACCTTCACGGTGGAGAGCGGCATCGCCGAGAAGACCGAGACGCTGGTCCTGGCCAACGAGGACTACAAGGGCGTCAACCCGACCTACCCGCCGAACACCGTCGGTCCCAAGTACGCGCAGCAGTACGTGGACGCGCTGGCGGCCAACGGCATCAAGGCGGCCGTCTACGACGTCGACAGGCTCGGCGCGCCGCACCACCTCGGCGTGCTCTCGCACTTCAAGGGCGTGTTCTGGTACCTCGGCGACAACCGACTGACCACGGACGCGGCCCGGGAGAACACCGACGTCCAGGGCGACATCTACCAGGACGCCCAGGTCACGCCGCTGGTCCAGGACTTGACCGTCAACGTGCGCGACTTCCTCAACGAGGGCGGCAAGCTGGCCTACCTCGGCGAGACCGCGGGCTACTACGGTCCCCTGCGCAGCGCCGCGGGCGGCGGCATCTACTACGGCCTGAACGGGCACCCGGACCAGCCCTGCAAGGTCACCGTCGACCCGACGAGCGACTGTCTGATCGTCTCCGACGACTTCACCCAGTACTGGCTCGGCGCCTTCGATCGCTCGGCGACCAACGGCGCCTCCGGTGTGGTCGGTTCGGCCGCGCCCTTCGAGGGCATCGACAAGCCGCTGCCGGGCACCGCGTCCAACCCGCTGAACGAGGCGGGCGGATTCCTGCCCACCAGTTCGATCCTGACGCCGGACAAGTTCCCGCTGTTCGACAGCCGCTCGGTGGCGACGTACTCGGGCAACACGTCCGGGCCGTACACCCCGGCCGAGGGCAAGTGGTACATCAACGGCCTGCACACGGACAACGCGTACAAGCGACTGACCCGCACGATCGACCTCACCGGGGTCACCGCGGCGGACGCGGCGAAGCTCACCGCGCAGTTCTCGTACGACACCGAGCGGGCCTGGGACCACGCGATCGTGGAAGCGCACACCGTCGGCGCCGAGGACTGGACGACGCTCCCGGACCTGAACGGGAACAGCACCACCAAGCCGCCCACCTCCTGTGAGGGCGGCGACCTGGTGGCCACCCACCCGCAGTTGAAGCACTACCTCACGGTGACCACTCCCAAGTGCCTGAGCACCGGTACCACCGGGTCGTGGAACGCGTTCACCGGCAACTCGGGCGGCTGGAAGCCCGTCGCGTTCGACCTGTCCGCGTACGCCGGCAAGAAGATCGAGGTGTCGATCGCGTACGTGAGCGACGCGAACACCGGCGGCACCGGCCTGTTCGTGGACGACACCAAGGTCGTCACCGCGGCGGGTGTCCGGGACGCCGAGGCGTTCGAGACCGGTCTGGGCCCGTGGGTTCTGGCCGGCCCGCCGCCCGGTGACCAGGCGCTGGTCGGCTTCACCCGCAGCCAGGCCGCGTTCGGCTCGTCGGTGATCGCCACCGACGACACGATGCTCGTCGGCTTCGGCCTGGAGCAGTTGGCCACGGCACAGGACCGCAAGGTCTTCGTGGACCGGATCCTGCGGGAGTTGTACAAGTAG
- the gap gene encoding type I glyceraldehyde-3-phosphate dehydrogenase: MTIRVGINGFGRIGRNFFRAALASGADFEIVGVNDLTNIATLAHLLKYDSILGRIGQEVTHTDDAITVGDKTFKVIAERDPAALPWGELGADIVIESTGIFTDAEKARKHIEAGAKKVIISAPAKNEDVTIVMGVNHEKYDAAAHTIISNASCTTNCVAPMAKVLLENFGVVKGMMTTVHAYTNDQVILDFPHSDLRRARAAATNIIPTSTGAAKATALVIPELKGKLDGIAMRVPVPTGSVTDLVVELEREVTRDEVNAAFHKAAEGPLKGYLTYTEDPIVSSDIVTDPSSCTFDSGLTMAQGKQVKVVGWYDNEWGYSNRLVDLVGYIGGQL; the protein is encoded by the coding sequence GTGACGATCCGGGTAGGCATCAACGGATTCGGCCGTATCGGCCGCAACTTCTTCCGCGCGGCGCTGGCCTCGGGCGCGGACTTCGAGATCGTCGGGGTCAACGACCTCACGAACATCGCGACCCTGGCCCACCTGCTGAAGTACGACAGCATCCTCGGCCGCATCGGCCAGGAGGTCACCCACACCGACGACGCGATCACCGTCGGCGACAAGACCTTCAAGGTCATCGCCGAGCGCGACCCGGCCGCACTGCCCTGGGGCGAGCTGGGCGCCGACATCGTGATCGAGTCCACCGGCATCTTCACGGACGCCGAGAAGGCCAGGAAGCACATCGAGGCCGGCGCGAAGAAGGTCATCATCTCGGCTCCGGCCAAGAATGAGGACGTCACGATCGTGATGGGCGTCAACCACGAGAAGTACGACGCCGCCGCGCACACGATCATCTCCAACGCCTCCTGCACGACCAACTGCGTCGCACCGATGGCCAAGGTGCTCCTGGAGAACTTCGGCGTGGTCAAGGGCATGATGACCACGGTCCACGCGTACACGAACGACCAGGTCATCCTGGACTTCCCGCACTCGGACCTGCGTCGCGCCCGCGCCGCCGCCACCAACATCATCCCGACCTCGACCGGTGCCGCCAAGGCCACCGCGCTGGTCATCCCCGAGCTCAAGGGCAAGCTGGACGGCATCGCCATGCGCGTCCCGGTCCCCACCGGCTCGGTCACCGACCTGGTCGTCGAGCTCGAGCGCGAGGTCACCCGCGACGAGGTCAACGCCGCCTTCCACAAGGCCGCCGAGGGCCCGCTCAAGGGCTACCTCACCTACACCGAGGACCCGATCGTCTCCTCCGACATCGTGACCGACCCGTCCTCGTGCACCTTCGACTCGGGCCTGACCATGGCCCAGGGCAAGCAGGTCAAGGTCGTCGGCTGGTACGACAACGAGTGGGGCTACAGCAACCGCCTGGTCGACCTGGTCGGCTACATCGGCGGTCAGCTCTGA
- a CDS encoding phosphoglycerate kinase, with amino-acid sequence MKTIDDIDVSGKRVLVRADLNVPLDGGRITDDGRIRASVPTIEALRGRGAKVIVCSHLGRPKGAPEPDFSLAPVAARLGELLGADVAFATDTVGDSARATVGKLADGEVALLENLRFNPGETAKDDAERGAFADRLADLAEVYVGDGFGAVHRKHASVYDVPARLPHAVGGLIATELDVLKRLTDDVQRPYAVILGGSKVSDKLGVIDSLLERADRILVGGGMVFTFLAAQGHEVGKSLLERDQIERVREYLARAEAKGVEFVLPVDVIAATAFAADADHAVVSVEAIPADRLGLDIGPASGELFADKLADAQTVFWNGPMGVFEMEPYSHGTRAVAQGLIDSDAFTVVGGGDSAAAVRTLGFDENAFGHISTGGGASLEYLEGKSLPGLEALEG; translated from the coding sequence TTGAAGACCATCGACGACATCGACGTATCCGGTAAGCGCGTCCTGGTGCGCGCCGACCTCAACGTCCCGCTCGACGGCGGACGCATCACCGACGACGGCCGGATCCGGGCGAGCGTGCCGACCATCGAGGCGCTGCGCGGCCGCGGCGCCAAGGTGATCGTGTGCTCTCACCTGGGTCGGCCCAAGGGCGCCCCCGAGCCCGACTTCTCGCTCGCCCCGGTGGCCGCGCGGCTCGGCGAACTCCTGGGAGCCGACGTGGCGTTCGCGACCGACACGGTCGGCGACAGCGCCCGGGCGACGGTCGGCAAGCTCGCCGACGGCGAGGTGGCGCTCCTGGAGAACCTGCGCTTCAACCCGGGCGAGACGGCCAAGGACGACGCCGAGCGCGGGGCGTTCGCGGACCGGCTCGCCGACCTCGCCGAGGTGTACGTGGGCGACGGTTTCGGCGCGGTGCACCGCAAGCACGCGTCGGTCTACGACGTGCCGGCCCGGCTGCCGCACGCGGTCGGCGGCCTGATCGCCACCGAACTGGACGTGCTCAAGCGGCTCACCGACGACGTGCAGCGCCCGTATGCGGTGATCCTGGGCGGTTCGAAGGTCTCCGACAAGCTCGGTGTGATCGACAGCCTGCTGGAGCGGGCCGACCGCATCCTGGTGGGCGGCGGCATGGTGTTCACCTTCCTGGCCGCGCAGGGCCACGAGGTGGGCAAGTCGCTTCTGGAGCGGGACCAGATCGAGCGGGTCCGCGAGTATCTGGCCCGGGCCGAGGCGAAGGGCGTGGAGTTCGTCCTGCCGGTCGACGTGATCGCGGCCACCGCGTTCGCCGCCGACGCGGACCACGCGGTGGTCTCCGTCGAGGCGATCCCGGCGGACCGGCTCGGCCTGGACATCGGCCCGGCGTCCGGCGAGTTGTTCGCCGACAAGCTGGCCGACGCGCAGACGGTCTTCTGGAACGGCCCGATGGGCGTGTTCGAGATGGAGCCGTACAGCCACGGCACCCGCGCGGTGGCCCAGGGGCTGATCGACTCCGACGCGTTCACCGTGGTCGGCGGCGGCGACTCGGCCGCGGCCGTGCGTACCCTCGGCTTCGACGAGAACGCCTTCGGCCACATCTCCACCGGTGGCGGCGCGAGTCTGGAATACCTCGAAGGCAAGTCCCTGCCCGGCCTCGAAGCTTTGGAGGGCTGA
- the tpiA gene encoding triose-phosphate isomerase gives MSAVKNTSGRIPLMAGNWKMNLNHIEAISLVQKLAFTLNDKDFDRVEVAVLPPFTDLRSVQTMVEADKLRFTFGAQDISQHAGGAYTGEIAGSMLAKLNCTYALVGHSERRQYHHEDDALVNAKAHAAYASGLVPIVCVGEGLDVRKAGEHVAYTLAQVEGALKGITPEQAESVVIAYEPVWAIGTGEVATPENAQEVCAAIRGRLAELYSADLADRVRVLYGGSMKPNNVAGLMAQADVDGGLVGGACLLAEDFARIVRYQEQ, from the coding sequence ATGTCCGCCGTGAAGAACACCTCCGGTCGCATCCCGCTGATGGCGGGCAACTGGAAGATGAACCTCAACCACATCGAGGCCATCTCCCTGGTGCAAAAGCTCGCGTTCACCCTGAACGACAAGGACTTCGACCGGGTCGAGGTCGCGGTACTGCCCCCGTTCACCGATCTGCGCTCGGTGCAGACCATGGTCGAGGCGGACAAGCTCCGCTTCACCTTCGGTGCCCAGGACATCTCGCAACACGCGGGCGGCGCGTACACCGGTGAGATCGCCGGGTCGATGCTGGCCAAGCTCAACTGCACGTACGCGCTGGTCGGCCACTCCGAGCGGCGCCAGTACCACCACGAGGACGACGCGCTGGTCAACGCCAAGGCGCACGCCGCCTACGCGAGCGGCCTGGTGCCGATCGTGTGCGTCGGCGAGGGCCTGGACGTGCGCAAGGCCGGCGAACACGTCGCGTACACGCTCGCCCAGGTCGAGGGCGCGCTGAAGGGCATCACCCCCGAGCAGGCCGAGTCCGTGGTGATCGCCTACGAGCCGGTCTGGGCGATCGGCACGGGCGAGGTGGCCACCCCGGAGAACGCGCAGGAGGTGTGCGCGGCGATTCGGGGCAGGCTCGCCGAGTTGTACTCCGCCGACCTGGCGGACCGGGTGCGGGTGCTGTACGGCGGTTCGATGAAGCCGAACAACGTGGCCGGCCTGATGGCGCAGGCCGACGTGGACGGCGGCCTGGTCGGCGGCGCCTGCCTCCTCGCGGAGGACTTCGCGCGGATCGTGCGCTACCAGGAGCAGTAG
- the secG gene encoding preprotein translocase subunit SecG — protein sequence MITGFSIALIVFSLLMVLLVLLHKGKGGGLSDLFGGGMSSSLGGSSVVEKNLDRMTIIVGVCWITTIVVLSLLLKNSY from the coding sequence GTGATCACCGGTTTCTCGATCGCCCTGATCGTCTTCAGCCTGCTCATGGTGCTGTTGGTGCTGCTGCACAAGGGCAAGGGCGGCGGCCTGTCGGACCTGTTCGGCGGCGGCATGTCCTCCTCGCTCGGCGGTTCCTCCGTCGTGGAGAAGAACCTCGACCGCATGACCATCATCGTCGGCGTGTGCTGGATCACGACGATCGTCGTACTCAGTCTGCTTCTCAAGAACTCGTACTGA